The sequence aaacaaatgtttAACATATTTGTTCACATAGAACACAGGCTTCTAACACTAATAATAAGGAGCTAATTACTTATTCCATCGTCATCTATGAAATTCACGCTGGCAGAGCATGCAACTGCGCGAATGTGCGGCGTGTATACAAAGAGTAATAACTTGGAACATACTAAGAACAAACTGAGTGATAAATCGTTCAGCACAGCCACAGatcaaaagaacaaaaaaaaaacttgtaaaTCGAAGGGAAAAAGAACATGGGAGGAGGGATTATGCATACAAACGACGAGGTTGATGATCCAGATGTGGAAGAAGCGCCAGTATGGGATCCCCGTGCTCTCCGCCTTCTCGCGGTCGATGATGCACCCAGGGCAGCCATCGAAGTACACCACCGTGGGCTGTTCCTGTTCCTCCAGCAATGGCACCGCCGCCTCACCTTCACTGCAGCCGGCCATCTCGAATTTCTTCTCAGCTAAGCTAGCTACGTGCAGCAACTAGCTATAGCTCCCTTGCGATCTGGCCGCGCGGCAGAATAGTGCTGTGCGCAAAATGACGTGCGTTGCATGTGTTCCGGCATGGGAATTACCCTAGACAAATAAAGGACTCCAACCACTAGAAACTAAAGTCGCTCCACCTTTATTCGGTAAGGCATGTGTCCCTTAAACTTTTGGTAAGCACGTTGTCTGATATTCATAAATTAACCAATGCTTTCTTATACGTTGAAATTTCgaatgttatcttatcatgctaCTAGTGGCTATAAAATAATTTACAGAAAAAGCTACATACATGCTCACAACGGACCCCAACTAATCCTTGGCGATAAAAGTTTACGAACGCACGTTGTCACCCTCATAAATTACTGCTACTGGCATCTATACTTTGTTGTGCAGTTGCACAAGCACAGCAAAGCAGTACATGCGGCCGTGATCGTCTCTGTGTACTAAAGGACCTCGATGAGCTAACTGTCGGTAATGGTGGAATGTTTGCTGGGGGTTAAGATTCCATTAACGGTAGATAAGACATGCTAACGGGTCATTCAACTATGTGGACTAGCATGATTTGTCACTTTTCCATGCCTACATGGGCCTTGACAACCATGTCAGGCCCACACGCCCCGGCCCGTTGGTGCATGCACGCCATCACTACTCCACAAAAGATTTTTAGAGAGTCAAAATCGATTTACAAGGCTGTCACAACCCCACAAATATTATAGCTATCGCAAGCCCTTTCTCTGAAGTACTTCCAGTAAGTGCATCCAATGAGATTTAAACCTACCTCACGCACAACTTTCCCTACCACCACACCACGTAGCTACTCGTGAAAATGTACGTGACGATGCTAGCATTTTTATATTAACATGAATGAATCCTATATTGAATATTTTGGCTTCTAAACAATCTTAAATGGAACAAAATTGCAACTATCACTACTACAACCAGCCTTTTTCGAGGCGGCTGTAGATGCTCTATAGAAGTGGCTAGGTCCAGCTGCCTCTTAGCTTAGGTCCCTAAAATAagggatttgtagaggcggtcagTAACAACAGTCGTCCCTAGAAATCCATTTCTAGAGACGATTGTAACTACAAATCGTTtttcaaaaatatccaaaaaccACAAATCAAGCCAAAACAAATAGcaaaactttttttttaaatCCGGGGAGGCCCCCACCAGGAAGCCACATGGGGGGTTCAAACCTGCTACCTCAGGTCTTGCATGTAGCGGCCCTAGCCACTCCACCCCAAAATCACTTGTGACTGAAGGGCACAACCATTCCCCTTGTATGCACTTCACCTGATTttaaaatgagtatttgggataataaacgaattcaaatgaacaaattttagctgcaaagttgtagatatcgtcGAGTAATACAACTTTGtttttggtcgtttctccattcgaggttattggaaaattttgaatttcaaatgtgagaaattcaaacataattcTCCATGGGTAAATGATTTTAATTTAAAAGGTTATCAGCTAGAAAGTTGTATAACTCTTCGATATCTACAACTATGTATTTTGTCATTTCTCCGAGGTTGTTGgagaaaaatcaaatttcaatATTTGAGGACTTTAAACTAATTTTTTGGACCATATATTAACTCAAATGAACAAGTTCTCAGTTCCAATGTTTATATCCTCTTGAGGTCTATAAGTTTGGTTTCGGACTTTTCTCCGTTCGAGattgtttgaaaaaaaataaaaaattgaatttcaaaatgtgAGATCATCAAACAGAATTTGCTAGATTcatatgatttcaaatgaaaaagttgtcaaatataaagttgtagatctcgtcgaggtaTACAacattgatataaagtttgttttcgtTGGCGTGGAGGTGGCGGCGCAAGTTGGTGTGGAGGTGGTGGCCGTCGGGCTCGCCCCGGAGCACTCGAGGCAGGATCTCCTAATAAGGCCAGCGAGGGGTCGGAGGGGGAAGACCAGAAGAGTTCCCAGAGGCTAGCCACCGACGGCGCACCCGGTCTCagaggcaagaagaggagagcCCGTGTCATGGACTCGCGGAGTCGCGGTTGGGAATAGGGGTGACCAAGTTAGTTGATGGAACAGTAGGCCTAGGGTTATGATGTTGGCCTGTGGTGTGGGGTGGATGAACATATTGGCCTCATAGGGTGGATGAACATGTTGGCTATTTAATTAGCGGGCCAAACACCAGGCCATGATTATTTACTGGGTCAcacaactggattcaggttctttgccgagtgcctgaggcactcggcaaaggccaaattgcactcggcaaagcctttgccgagtgcggcactcggcaaagaacacacggcaaaaaattgatcggcaaagccctctttaccgagtgtcttttatcgggcactcggcaaaggctttgccgagtgccccggtgacactcggcaaagaaaagcgaccgtcacggcgccggtttcgttgacggtcactttgccgagtgccaaccctacaggcactcagcaaagaatttttatttttttttaaaaaaaaattctttgccgagtgccaaccctgcaggcactcggcaaagattttttattttttttttaaaaaaattctttgccgagtgccgacccttcaggcactcggcaaagattttttatttttttttaaatttctttgccgagtgccaagccttgaggcactcggcaaagattttttttattttttttacaaaatttctttgccgagtgccctctggctggcactcggcaaagtttgaaattttttttaaatttctttgccgagtgctctcttccccgcactcggcaaagtttaattttttttttaaaaaaattctttgccgagtggcatggtcagagcactcggcaaagatttttttttatttttttttaaatttctttgccgagtgccctctggttggcactcggcaaatattttttaaattttttttaaaatttctttgccgagtgctctcttccctgcactcggcaaagtttaaatttttttttaaaaaaaaatctttaccaAGTACCATGGTTAGAGCATTCggcaagatttttttattttttttaaatttctttgccgagtgccctctgtccggcactcggcaaagttggaatttttttaaaaaaaattctttgccgagtgccatggtcacagcactcggcaaagctggaaaactGGTTTTCTGGACGCCcattttctagctttgccgagtgctgtgaccatggcactcggcaaaggagtcctttgccgagtgcaacactcggcaaagtgacccaaaatggtaatttttaattttttttacattccatcatgccaaataaattcatacaaacatatatcacatatatatctcatccatcacatatatatctcatccatccgcacatatcacatccatcacaatatatatcacatatataataataagtgctcaagtccattcaaataaatccacaagtccatcaaagtccacaagtccatcaccaagtgaacaacaaatgaaaaaatacaacgtgcactcattaTGATTAACAATACAGTAGAAAAACCTATATTTTTCACATAAATATGGCTGGTATGACTAATATGAAGGAAGCAACTGGGATCTGTGAGGTACATCAAAAGCCTGAATCATACTTATTAAAGTTCTTGAAAGCAGCTGTGTCATCTAGTTCTCCTCTCATATCCAGAGGATACGGCTCACCATTTACCAAGGTAAATGGGTTCATCTCAAGAAATGAGAAATCCAAGTCTGCAAAAGAACCAAAGAGCATCACACGTTGAGTGTTGAAACCGGAAAAGCAACAACTACAAACTGTCTGCCTTTGAAAAGCAAGGGTGAGGTGCCTTGGAAAACAGAAAATACACCTCTAATGAAATCACCTATTTTTGTGCGGACCTGAAATTCAAGCACGGATCATCAATGAGAATCAACTGAGAATTGATGGTTAATCAAGAATCTGAGAATGACCAGCAGCAACGAGTTCCAAGCCTTACTGGGAACAAAACAAATGGTATAATAAATAAACAAGTAACAGTGCAATAGCTGACCTCCAATGGCAGGGTGGCGATCAATGGAGCACATGCGTCAGGTGTCATTTGCTTCTCTGTGGGAAGAAAGATAGTCTTAACCTTGTCCCAGTTCTCCTCGATCTCAATACCTCCACACTCTGAGAAACTAATGGTGCTGCCAAGCCTTTCTGATACAATCGAAAGGTAATACTCTTGGTCATGCGGCACAAATGGCTCAACAATGAAGGTTGTAATTGGAGCTTTGCAGCCACCCATCTCGACCTAGATACATGAGCAAATTCAGTCATACAGATTATAAATAGCTTTAACGATCAGGTTTGTGCTGGTAAAAGCATATGGCAAGATGACCTTAAAAAAAAAGCATGGCAAGATGCTAGTCATGACAGTACCTCAACTCCCAACCGCTCCTTGACAAATTGGCGACTTGGGCAAGATCTAGGTTGAGGGCCACAAGTCCACTCTTCCCACGTTTCCCAAAGAGCATGTCAGGTTTCACAACCAACTTCATAGATGAGAGCCATGGCTCCTGGTTTGCAAGCTCAGTGAAATCCGTTGACTGTGTGACCTGTGATTAAGCATTCTGAAAATTCAATCAACTGGTCTTGAGGAATATGTAAAAAACAGGGATGCTATAGTGAATGAAAGAAGATAACTAATATAGAACATCAGAACCTGAAGAACCTCCCTTGAGAGTAATCAAACTCGATCTGTGTAATTGTATTTCTACAACCAATAAACCCAGCTAATGCAAAACACTAAGCAAGTGCACCTTCAAAGAGAACCCAAGTAAAATGAACCGGTTGTTTCCTATCTGTTGAATGGCAACTAAAAACGAAGACAATCTGTTGGTGTTACCTAGATGATCTACTGGTTTTTGACACAGACCCAGTTTATCAGAGTAAAATTCCCCTAAACCAAACTATATAACTGCTACTTGAAAATTCTGGTTTCTATGGAGGTTGAGATTTCAATGACCACAGCCATAGACCTTGCAAATCCATTCTATGGAGCGAGCTAACTCCGGCAGACCGGCACCTGATCCTGTTCCTACGGTGACCGCGTGCAAGATGGTGGGTGCTGATTATGATTATCCAAGACATGGAGATTCATTTGGATAGAACAGGAAAAGCAGGAGCCGTCACTCCCAACCTAATAAAATCAGGACTCGTCACTCTGATCCAGCATTTCAATTTGTGCAGCTTGTGCTTTTGAAAAAGCTTACCCCAAATAACACTAAATAAATCCACATGATGCTCTTTTCACAAAGTCACAGCCAGCCAGCCGACAAACAACTATAGCGTCAATACGAAACTAGCTTAGCTCTGTCCTAGCTTGCGCCATTTGAGCTTCAAGTACTCTACATGTATCAGGTATACCAATAAATCATACTGCAAGAGCAAGCAAAGCGACAAGGTACAAGCATACTAAATTCCCCCTCCAACATTGCATCTCGACTCAACACACAAGGTAGAACTAATCAATCTGAACTATCTTAGAAAACTAAGTACAGTCAGTTCAATTCCCCCCTTTTCATCATCCATGTTTCTGATCTAAAAAATACAAtaaaatcatttcatgtattttaTGATTTTATCATGGCTGATAGGAACTGAAAAACAAAAATAAGAATTTGGTACTGCACCGAAGGTAGGAGAACTAAGGCTCCTTGTTCAGCACAAACAGATATGCTGCTGGATGGTAAAGCTAGCCCTGACCTGACGACGCTATGCAGTAATGAACTTTTGATTTGACAGTCAAAATTAGCAGGGCCATATGCATCAGCAATTCAACATGCTATTTTAATTCGTTTCGATCCAATCAGCTGATATATGCATCAAACTAACTACATTTTATGCTATCAAAGAACCGCATTAATAAGCAATGCCCTGGTGTTGATATTTATGGTACTAGCTAGCAATCCAACAGGCATTGGAACTCTATAGGGTCCGAGTCCTCAAGCAGAAGGCCACTCACCTTGATGGAGGCGGATGATCCGAAGCTGAAGGCGCTCGCTGCCGTCTTGTAGCCCAGCTCCACGGTCTTGCGTGCTCGCGGTGGAGTCTCGCCGAGTGCTCGAGTCGCCGTCTGCCCGTCTCAGTGGCTTGGCCTCTCTGCTCTTGCCTCCTGCTCCGTCCTGCTGGTTGCTGCTTGCTGCGTTGCGGTGAATGAACTGGCCGCTGGCACGGGCGCGCGGGGGGCGCTGGCGCGGTGGGgcgggcggcgcgggcgagcgggcgcgcgggcagccgcggcgctggcgcgggcggtggcggcgggcggcgcgggcgcgcgggcggccgggcggcgtgggcgcggcgcaggggcgggggcgggggcgggccggcgtgggcgcggTGGCTGGCTGCGGCTGTCTGCTTGACTGCCCGGCTGGCCGAAAGCGTTTAAGTCCCAAccgctcctttgccgagtgccggatcaggcaggcactcggcaaatatttgattttttttaaaaaaaaattttgctgagtgtcccagatctggtactcggtaaagatttaatttttttaaaaaaaaatctttgccgagtgtcttagatctggcactcggcaaagaattttttttttaaaaaatactttgccgagtgctcctgacacggcactcggcaaatgtttaatttttttataatttctttgccgagtgctcctgtggatgcactcggcaaagaggaaattttttaaaaaaatttaaaaccatctttgctgagtgccttagGCTTGGCATTTGGCAAAGataccctttgccgagtgccatgtcccggcactcggcaaagtttttttgtttttttttgtttttggtctTCAATTTTTTTGTGTAACCCTTTTAAAGCactaggaactcctagttacaatttggagattttttgtggctttttgatatatttagttactttatttcgtttacttgaatttttccgaaAAATAGAATTTTGagctgcacgtggtacgaataatggagtttaatgattcaaaaattgatagtcatgttagtgagtgttgtgagaggccgtatccaggaacggacccgaaatttcagacatcttgttcatgaaacatgtccgcgaaattgtgtgtgaagtgtttttaaattctataaaaagcaaacgaagtccgaaaatcatgaaacttgttgagatgtcatgatatcatatgtggaggctatgataaaaatttcagaagatttcgtgcacgttgtcacgtacgatgcttacaaaccaggacatctctacgtatgatatcagatctcacatgtagagatgtcctggtttgtaagcatcgtacatgacaacgtgcatgaaatcttctaaaatttttatcatagcctccacatatgatatcacgacatctcaacaagtttcatgattttcggacttcgtttgctttttatagaatttaaaaacacttcacacacaatttcgcggacatgtttcatgaacaagatgtctgaaatttcgggtccgttcctggatacggcctctcacaacactcactaacatgactatcaatatttgaatcattaaactccattattcgtaccacgtgcagttcaaatttctattttttagaaaaattcaagtaaacgaaataaagtaactaaatatatcaaaaagccaaaaaaaaattcCCAAATTGTAAATAGGAGTTCCTAGTGCTTTAAAAagactgcacaaaaaaattggaggccaaaaacaaaaaaacaaaaaaaactttgccgagtgccagagcatagcactcggcaaagggtgtctttgccgagtgccaggcataaggcactcagcaaagagtgttttaatttttttaaaaaaaaattttctctttgccgagtgcattcacaggagcactcggcaaagaaattatataaaaaaaattaaatctttgctgagtgccgtgccaggggcattaggcaaagtatttttaaaaaaaaaattctttgccgagcgccagatctgagacactcggcaaagaattttaaaaaaaaaataaatctttgccgagtgccagatctggggcactcggcaaagaatttttttaaaaaaaaatcaaatctttgccgagtgcctaacagcaggcactcggcaaagaaggccgttACCGAACGCCGTTtcgcgggcagcctatgccgagtgtagatattttgccgagagtctggcactcggcaaagaagtcctttgccgagtgtccttgtttgccgagtgcccggcactcggcaaagaactctttgccgagtgcaattctttgccgagtgcaacactcggcaaagaaggtctttgccgagtgtccgattttttacactcggcaaagaattttgcactcggcaaagtctctgtttccgaTAGTGTTAGGCTGTGCCGCTCAACAAACTCAGGAGCGGTCCAAGTACGACCCTAGGAATCGGGATGTGCCAGCCTGGGGCCGCCAACCACCGGGCCATGCCGTGCTAGTGCCATGCTTAAAAAATGGGCTTCGTGCCCAGCTACTAGGCCACAGGCCATCTGGAGACCTGTAATCGTGTACCACGAGCCATTCATTCAGAAACATCGTGTACAGAATAGATAAATAACCTAAGATCAGAATGTCACAGCAAAAATAAGCTAAGATAAGAAGGGCACAGCAACAGCGAATGGACAGACACAACTCCAGCTTTCTTCAACTTAACTAAAGCTAATTGCATTCAAGACAATATCACCAATTAATATAGCTAATAAATATTTAAGAGatagaaattgcaaattgaacCATTCCAGTTTGAAATAAGAACAATAGAGAATATGGCCTAAAATCATTCAGTACGTTTTTTTAAGTAACATGTTAGCCAATGCTTAAATTTTTTTGGCATCTTGTGTAGGGCATCAATTGCCTGCTACCCAGAACATTGGTCTTGGTTCGTGGCACCTTTAAAATTGGAGTCTCTTGCTACACGGCACTCTTAGAACTTTCAGCCATTTCTTGCTTCACCGCAGCTTCATAACCCTGCTTTTCATGCATCAATGTAGCTTCCTTGGCCTCTGTGATCAATAACCCCAATTTTACTTCCACATCAGCCTTGACTCTACCGGCCAACACCATCTCGTTATAGACAGACATGCAGGTTCGCTTCAGAAGTATTCCATCATATTCAGATCCGTCATTCCTTAACTTACCAAGTTCATCTCTTGAGAAGTTCTGAAACCAACAAACACGACCAATTACATAATGTATAGCGTGAACCTGCAAACAAGTTTACAAAATATTATGATTTACCAGATCGTCATAtgattcatcatcatcaggaAAACATAAAATCTTCAAAGCTGTTGCAAGTTTCATTGTACTCCATCCCTCATAGTCTATGCCAGATCTCTCCATGAGACACCTACCGCAACTAGCCAAGAATGAAGAATGCTTGGTCTCACATACATCACAATCATACAAGACACATGCATACTTAATGATCTGTTCATTAACCTGGATACAAGGGAACACTGCATCATCAGTAACAGAAAGATGCAAAACAAAAAAACGTTTGACAACAATAGAATCAATAACATTGTTCAGTGGCAATAAGATAGATGACAGAGCAATAATGCAGAAAATATTTCAGGTCAGAGTACAGTAAAGCAGGTGATCTCACCATTTCTGGTGTAACATCATTGAAGCCATGACGAAGCAGTACATTTTTCATGCCATGACTCATGTAAAGGCGTTCCTCCTTGCTCAGCTCAGTATCTTCAAGAGGCAGTAAACTCTTCAATAGATTCTTTATGCCCCACATGACTTCCAACACAGCATCATTACAAACACAAGTTATGCCCTGCAAAAGAAAAAGCAAAAGTTATTGCTCAAAACTGTTCAGACA comes from Miscanthus floridulus cultivar M001 unplaced genomic scaffold, ASM1932011v1 fs_675_3_4, whole genome shotgun sequence and encodes:
- the LOC136532636 gene encoding ATP-citrate synthase alpha chain protein 3-like codes for the protein MGGCKAPITTFIVEPFVPHDQEYYLSIVSERLGSTISFSECGGIEIEENWDKVKTIFLPTEKQMTPDACAPLIATLPLEVRTKIGDFIRGVFSVFQDLDFSFLEMNPFTLVNGEPYPLDMRGELDDTAAFKNFNKYDSGF